DNA sequence from the Streptomyces tsukubensis genome:
CCCGGCCGGTACGACCCGCCGGACCCGGGGCCCGGTGACGGCCGCCCGTCTGACGGGAGTCCTCTCCCTCGTCGCCGGTATCGCGCTCTGGCATCTGGCGGCCGCACTGGGCACGGTCGGCGTCCCCGGCCCCGGGCCGGTCGCGGCCCGGGGCGCGGAACTCCTCCGGGACGGGACCCTGGCCACCGACGCCCTGGTCTCGCTGCGCCGGGTGCTCACCGGCTGGGCGCTCGGCACCGCGGCCGCGATCCCCGTCGGCGCGCTGATGGGCTGGTACCCCCTGGCCCGGGCGCTGCTGGAGCCCTGGGTGCAGTTCTTCCGCGTCGTACCGCCCCTGGCGATCATCCCGCTGACGATCGTGCTCCTCGGCATCGACGAGCCCGCCAAGATCACCGTGATCTTCCTGGCGGCCTTCCTCTCCACCGTGGTCTCCGTCTTCCAGGGCGTCGTCGCGGTGGACCGGACCCTCGTCGACGCGGCCCGGGTGCTGGGCGCCCGGGATCCCGGAATCTTCGTCCGGGTGGTGGTCCCGGCCACCGTGCCGTTCCTCTTCGTCGGGGCCCGGGTCGGTCTGGGGGCCGCGTGGTCCACGCTCGTCGCCGCCGAACTCATCGCAGCCCAGCAGGGGCTGGGCTACCGGATGCAGCAGGCCCAGCTCTACTACGACCTCGAAACGATCTTCGTCGGGATCGTCGGCATCGGCACTCTCGGGCTGCTGATGGACCGACTGCTGATCGCCGCCGAACGCCGGGCCACGGTCTGGCAGGAAAGGAGGGCGGTATGACCCCCGCCGGACCCCCGCCCGGAAGCTCGGCCGAACCCCTGCCCGAACCCCTGCCCGAACCCCTGAACGGACCCCTGACCGGGACCCCCGCCCCGCCGCCGCCCCTGATCTCCTTTCGGGACACGACCCGTCACTTCCCAGGCCCCGACGGCGGGTTCACCGCCCTCGACGGCGTCGACCTCGATGTCGCCGAGGGGGAGTTCACCGTACTCGTCGGCCCGTCCGGCTGCGGGAAGTCGACCCTCCTCGGCATCGCCGCCGGACTCGTCGAGCCGAGCCGCGGCGAGGTGCGGCTCGACGGCCGCCCGGTCCGCCGCCCGGGCCCGGACCGCGGCATGGTCTTCCAGCAGTACGCCCTCTTCCCCTGGCTCACCGTCCGCGGCAACGTCGAGTTCGGGCTCCGTACCGCCCGCGTGCCACGGGCCGAACGCCGCCGCAGGGCAGCCCACTTCATCGACCTGGTGGGCCTCACCGATTTCGCCGACGCCCTGCCCAAAACCCTGTCCGGCGGAATGCGGCAGCGCTGTGCGATCGCCCGCGCCTACGCCGCCGACCCCCGGGTGCTCCTGATGGACGAGCCCTTCGGCGCGCTCGACTCCCTGACCAGGTCCCGGCTCCAGGAGCAGCTGCTGGAGATGTGGGAGCGGGAGCGCAGAACCGTCCTCTTCGTCACCCACGACGTCGACGAGGCCGTGTTCCTCGCCGACCGGGTGATCGTCATGGCCGCCCGGCCGGGCCGCATCCACCGGACCGTCGACATCGGTCTGCCCCGGCCCAGGACCGCCGCCACCCGGCTGACCGACTCCTTCACCGCACTGCGTACCGAAATCTGGCGCGCCGTCCACGAGCAGGAACCCCGCACCACTCCGACTCCCACCCCCTTGGAGCCCTGAATCCCCATGTCCACCTCCTCTCATCGCCGCCGCACCCTCGCCGCGGCCGCCGTCCTCGCCGTACTGGCCACCGGCGGCTGCACCGCGGCCTCCGCGGACGGCGACGGCACCCGGTCGGTCGACTTCGGCTATATCGCGGACTACAACCAGGCCGGGCTGCTGGCCGTCGCCCGGGAGCGCGGGCTCTGGAAGGAGCACGGCATCCGCGCCACGTACAAGGTCTTCACCGACGGCCCCACCCAGATCACCGCCCTGGGCGCCGGCGACCTCGACTTCGGCACCATCGGCCCCGGTGCCGCCTGGCTGCCCGCCTCGGGCCGGGCCACCGTCGTCGCCGTCAACCAGCTGGGCCGCGCGGACCGGGTCGTCGCCCTGCCCGGCCGGGGCATCTCCCGGACCGCCGATCTGAAGGGCAAACGCGTCGCCGTCCCCGAGGGCACCTCCGGCGACATGATCCTCGGGCTCGCCCTGGACCGGGCCGGACTCTCCCGCGACGACGTCAAGATCGTCCCCATGGCCCCGGCCACCGCCGTCTCCGCCCTGGCCTCCCGCCAGGTGGACGCCGCCGCGCTCTGGTACCCGCTGCTGGCGACCGTGGAGAAGCGGATCCCCGGTCTGGTCCGGCTCGCCGAGAGCGCCGATTTCGCCGCCGATTTCGCCTTCCCCAGCTCCGTCGTGGCCGCACCCGGTGCCGTCGGGAAGGACCGCGAACTGGTCGAGGACGTCGTCCGGGTCCTCCAGAAGGCCAACGACTTCCGGCACAAGAACCCCGGCAAGACGATCGACATCACCGCCCGGTTCCTCCGGCTCGACCGCGACGCGGTCGCCGCCGACGCCCGCAACACCCAGCCCCTGTCCACAGCCGAACTGGTGACGGCGGGCCGCGACGGAACCGTCGCCCGCTGGTTCACCGCCCTCCAGGGCTTCTTCGTCCGCGCGGGCAAACTCGATGCCCCCGTACCGGTGGAGAAGTTCTACGCCGGTGACCTCTACCAGCGGGCGGCGGCCCGATGACCGGCCCCGCGTCCCCCCGCCCCGCCGACGGCACCCCCCGGCGCAACATCCTCTTCCTGATGACCGACCAGCACCGCACCGACACCATCGGCGCCTACGGTGCCACCGGCGGACACACCCCCCACCTCGACGGACTCGCTGCCTCCGGCACCCGGCTCGACCGCTGCTACACGCCCACGTCCATCTGCACCCCGGCCCGGGCCAGCCTGCTCACCGGTTACGCCCCCTTCCGACACCGCCTCCTCGCCAACTACGAACGGAACGTCGGATTCGCCGAGGACCTCGCCGACGACCAGTTCACCTTCACCACCCCGCTCACCGAGGCCGGCTACCGGCTCGGACTGATCGGCAAATGGCATACCGGAGTACGGCGCCTCCCGGCCGACTTCGGATTCGAGGGGCCCTACCTGCCGGGCTGGCACAACCCCGTCACCCACCCCGACTACCTCGACTACCTCGACGCCCGCGGACTTCCGCCGTACGCGATCACCGACCCGGTCCGCACCAGGCTCCCCGGCGGCGGCCCCGGACCGCTGCTCGCGGCCCGGCTGCGACAGCCCGTCGAAGCGACCTTCGAACACTATCTGGCGACCCGCGCCATCGAACTCCTGCACCGCTGGGCCGACGAGGACGCCGCCGACGGCA
Encoded proteins:
- a CDS encoding ABC transporter permease → MPRTTARPSPSPPTAVPPRAAPAGTTRRTRGPVTAARLTGVLSLVAGIALWHLAAALGTVGVPGPGPVAARGAELLRDGTLATDALVSLRRVLTGWALGTAAAIPVGALMGWYPLARALLEPWVQFFRVVPPLAIIPLTIVLLGIDEPAKITVIFLAAFLSTVVSVFQGVVAVDRTLVDAARVLGARDPGIFVRVVVPATVPFLFVGARVGLGAAWSTLVAAELIAAQQGLGYRMQQAQLYYDLETIFVGIVGIGTLGLLMDRLLIAAERRATVWQERRAV
- a CDS encoding ABC transporter ATP-binding protein, with the translated sequence MTPAGPPPGSSAEPLPEPLPEPLNGPLTGTPAPPPPLISFRDTTRHFPGPDGGFTALDGVDLDVAEGEFTVLVGPSGCGKSTLLGIAAGLVEPSRGEVRLDGRPVRRPGPDRGMVFQQYALFPWLTVRGNVEFGLRTARVPRAERRRRAAHFIDLVGLTDFADALPKTLSGGMRQRCAIARAYAADPRVLLMDEPFGALDSLTRSRLQEQLLEMWERERRTVLFVTHDVDEAVFLADRVIVMAARPGRIHRTVDIGLPRPRTAATRLTDSFTALRTEIWRAVHEQEPRTTPTPTPLEP
- a CDS encoding aliphatic sulfonate ABC transporter substrate-binding protein; translation: MSTSSHRRRTLAAAAVLAVLATGGCTAASADGDGTRSVDFGYIADYNQAGLLAVARERGLWKEHGIRATYKVFTDGPTQITALGAGDLDFGTIGPGAAWLPASGRATVVAVNQLGRADRVVALPGRGISRTADLKGKRVAVPEGTSGDMILGLALDRAGLSRDDVKIVPMAPATAVSALASRQVDAAALWYPLLATVEKRIPGLVRLAESADFAADFAFPSSVVAAPGAVGKDRELVEDVVRVLQKANDFRHKNPGKTIDITARFLRLDRDAVAADARNTQPLSTAELVTAGRDGTVARWFTALQGFFVRAGKLDAPVPVEKFYAGDLYQRAAAR